GCACTAAAGCCTGTTGACCATTATTGGTATAAACCAAATAACCAAATTCATCTTTATCTTGGCCTAAGTAACGTTGTTGAATATAATGATTTCTCTGACAATATTCTTCAATTGTATTGCTGCGATAAAAGTCATTATCATTGTCACCAAAGTAATCAAAAATATTAATAATTTCATCCATCTGAACGCCAAATTTACCTGGACCAGCAGCCCAATTATTTCGATAATATGTCGTAATAATCTTGGCTGGTTGGTTGTACTTTTGAAAAAGGCGCAGACGTTTAATCTCCGAATGCTCAATTCCCGAACTGGCATTGGATAAATCCACGTTCACAAAAAAATTCATTTTGACAACTCCTTTGGCTCATATTATAACAAACTCCTTGAGAACAAAAAAGCATTGCCCCGTACTTCCAGCGTTGAATCAGTTATAATGATACCGAGGTGATGAAATATGAAGATTACGCGTCATGACAAACCATTTGCAACGTTGACAGACATTCCCGAAATTGGAGAACAATTTCCTAATTTTACAGTGACTAATCGTGCCGGAGAAAAAGTGCAACTAGCTGATTTATTAGATCAGCCACTATTGATTAGTGTTGTACCTAACATCAACACGAGTGTTTGCAGCTTGCAAACAAAGCACTTTAATGAAGAAGTGGATCAATATGCAGGCATTAACTTTGTCACAATTTCGACTAATACTCCTGAACAACAAGCGCAGTGGTGCGCTGCACAAAATGTCAAGAAGATGCAACTGCTCTCAGATGTCAAACAAAACTTTGGCCAACAAACTAATCTGTTGATGGATGATTCTGGTTTATTGGCACGTTCCGTTTGGGTAATCAATCCAGATGGACAGATTACTTACCGTGAAGTTGTCAGTGAAATGACCAACGAACCTAAGTACAACCAAGTATTAGATCAAATCAATCAAAACTAGTAACCAAAAAAGCTGGAAAAATTTTTTCCAGCTTTTTTATTAGCGACGTCGATGTTTTACATATGTTGCAAAATGTAAGATACATGCCAATAATATGAAGAAAATCAACGTAAAACTTAAATAATTCCACCAAAAATTATCTAAAGGCAAAACTTCTTTTAATCCTAGTTGAATTATCATTGTCAAAAGCGCCATCATAGCCACCATTACAAACAATTGCAAATAACGTTTCACAGTCGAATCATCCTTTCTAGTACGGTGGGAGATTTTTTGTCCATAACAAGCGCACAAACGCTTTTTGGAGACGGGCAAACTTTGCAGATGCAAGGTGTTCGGACAAACAATTTCTCCAATTTTAATAACACCAGCAGCACTCATTACGCGATCAACAGTCTTAAAAGTTTCATCTGTGATACCTGTTAGATAATTTTCCAAAGTGCTTGCATAACAATCAGTAATTGTTAAATAATGTTTATTCTTAAAGGGACCCGGAATAGTATCCCCATTGGACTTAAAATAGACTAACTTAGGACGCAAACAATCTAACAGCTTTTTCATAATACCAGCTAAGCCACGCCAATAAGTAGGTGCAGCTAGCACCCACACATCACTGGCAGCCATTTTAGCAACAATTAAGTTCAAATCATTATTAGTTTGCACGCCGGTGGCATGAATTTGATAATCTTCTAAGAAAATAGTTTCAGTTTCAACATTATCAACAACATTAGTTAAAACTTGATCTAATAATTGAGCTGTGATGCCATGTCTATCTTGTGCACCTAAAATTCCTAAGACTTTCACTATTTATTCGCCTCTTTGAATTGCAAATTATTCCAATAATTCATAATCGTAATTACCACCATGGCTATCCCCGCAATAATGAATAAAACTCGAAAAGATGAATGATCAATTACCATCCCGCCAAATACTGGTCCTAGCGCGCGTCCAACTGAAGAAAATCCTCCTACTAAACCTTGATTGCGCCCTTTGACCGTAGCTGGCGACCAATTATCAATAATTACTGGAACGCTGGGCACATAAATTGCTTCACCAATTGTTAAGAGAATCATCCCTAAATAAATGTACACTACATTATGGCTAACTACCGTCACAAAATAAGAAATCGCTAAGAAGAACAAGCCAATATTCACTCGGTTGAATAAACTTTTAATCATATTTGGAAAACGAGACAGTAATCCCTGAACAATAATAATAACTACTCCATTGACTGCCCACAAAATACTATAAACCCGCAATGGAAAACCGAGATCAATTAAATACACAGAAAAGTTCGATTCCCATTGTGAATACATCATCCACATCACTACTAAAGATAAAAAGGACAACGCAAATAAGCGACTAGTAGAACCAATATTTGTTTTTCTTTCCACATCTACTCGTGTCACAGCATGATTGAGATAATCCACCCGCTGGCGAGGAAAATAAAGCAACAATACTACTAAGGATAACCCGTAAATACCTGTAGCCAAAAGAAAAATTGGGGCAATCGAGCGATGAAAGACTTCACTAATAATCATTGTACCGACCACTAAACCCACATTTAAAACCAAATAAACTTCATTAAAAACTTTCGTCGTAGACTTGCCAGGTATTAAGGTTCCATAGACATTCACTGCCGTCGTCAGCCAGCCGGAAGTAAAACCAAACGCAGTTAAAATAATGGGATAAGCAGGCCAGCCTTCAATCCAAATACCTACAGCACAAATAAGGACACACAAAGCCATTCCCGTAATGGTTAATTTATACTGGTTGAATTTATCGTAAAGCTTTCCCAAAACCACAGAACCAATCACATTAGCCACCGAAAAGCAAAATAAAGCCATTCCCGCAACTGTTAAGGATTTATGTAAAATAGTATTCAAATAAATCGTTGCCAGCGGCCACATCATGCTGTAAGCTGTTTCATTCAAAAAAGCAACTGCCATTAATGGTCTTAACCGAACTTGTTTCATTTTTCCCTCCAGCGTTATAATCGTCTATAATTAATATCATAACGCAAATGCAGAAAGGATAGCAAAGATGAACAACCAATATCAGCCACAGAATACGAAAGATGCTTTACGCTATCTAGAAAAACTTGTTAACCAATATTTAAACGCACCGCTTACTCCTGAAATTATCGCATATAATCAAAAACAAATTAACTATTTGCGCCAACAAGTAATTCCCGTAGCTCAACAACAAGAACATAATCCCCAAAGAGCCCAACAAGCGGCTTTAATGGCACAACAATTAGCCCAATGGCAAACTCAAAAATTAGCTGGGCTACCCACTCCCACTAAAATGCGCCATTTCCAATTAGAAACCCCACATCCAATTAAATATCAGCATCAACGCGGTAAATCTGCTCAACCAGGCAATTACCGCGCACAACATCGTTAATTCACAAAAAAGCTAGAGCAAAATTGCTCTAGCTTTTTATTATTTAGTGGATTTTAATGAGCTTGATTCATTGCAATTAATAAGAATAAGAACACAACAAATGCCAAATACATAATAGGATGGACTTTTTTGGCTTTGCCTTCAGCAACCATAATAATGACATACGACATCACACCAAAAGCAAATCCATAAGAAATATCATAAAACAAAGGCATTCCGGCAATTGTAACAAAAGCTGGAAACGCACTTTCAAACTTACTCCAATCAATGTTGCCTAACGACTTCACCATATAAGAACCTACAATAATCATAATGGGTGCTGTTACTTGCGAAGTTACCACAGCTAATAAAGGTGAAAAGAACAAACTTGCAGCAAAGAACACGGCCACTGTCAAAGACGTTAAACCAGTCCGGCCACCCACAGCAATCCCAGTAGAAGACTCAACATACGCGGACGTTGGTGAACTACCAAAAATCGAAGAACCAATCATCGCCGTCGCGTCACTTAATAATGCTTTGCCAACTCGAGGCGAAACTTTTTCACCCCGCTTCATTAATCCAGCCTGCTCTAATAAGCCAACCACTGTACCTGTAGTATCGAAGAAAGCGACAAGGAAGAAGATAATAACCACCGTAATCATTTGCGGATTAAAGACATCTTGAATATGAAAAAGAGCCTGCCCAAAAGTCGGCTTCAAACTAGGAATAGGAGCCACAATCGCATGGGGCATTTTAATTAAACCTGTTACAATGCCAACAATTGAAGTAACTGCCATCCCGATTAACATGTTAGCGGGAACTTTTTTAGCTACTAAGATTAAAGTTAAAACCAAACCAAAAACCGTTAACCAGACAGTAGGATTATGAAAATTCGTAATGGTTAATAAAGTTGACTTATCCGTTTGGACCAAACCACCATTTTGCAAACCCACAAAAGCCACAAATAAACCAATCCCGGCAGCAATCGCCGATTTTAAATCTGCAGGAATATTATTAATAATCTTTTCCCGCACTTTAAAAATAGTCACTAATAAAAATAAAATGGAAGCCACAAAAACGCCCGCAAGCGCTGTTTGCCATGGCACTTTCATCCCCAAAACTACAGTATAAGCAAAAAAGGCATTACTACCTAAAGAAGGTGCAATGGCAATTGGATAATTAGCTAAAAAGGCCGTTGCCAAACAACCAATAATCGCCGCAAGCGCCGTCGCAACAAAAATCGCCCCTTGATCCATGCCAGTCGCGCCTAAAACTGTCGGATTAACAAATAAAATATAAGACATTGCCACAAAAATCGTCGTTCCTGCCACAATTTCTTGGCGAACTGTTGTTTGATTAGCTTTTAAATCAAAAGTTCGTTCTAAGATGTTATCGTTTATTTTTTGGGAATTATCTCCCATGACTAACTCCTCCAAATGTTCATGTATTATCAAAAACAAATTCTATTATAACGAATAAATGTGTAAATTCCAAGCTAATTGAGAAATATTTTTGATTTTAGGTAATATATAGTTCGTATTTTGCTTAGTAACATTAGTTGAGAAATATGATAAACTAAAGACAATTTAAACTTTGGAGGTAGAGTTATGGCAGAAACAATTATGGTAGCCGGTGGCGCTGGGTATATTGGTTCCCACATGGTTCATCAATTAATTACAGACGGATATGATGTGGTCATTGTGGATAATCTTTCCACGGGACATCGTAAAGCCGTCAACCCGCAGGCACGCTTTTATGAAGGTGATACTCGAGATGGGCAATTTTTAGATGAAGTATTTACTAAAGAGAATATCACAGCAGTTATCCATATGGACGCCTTTTCCATTGTACCTGAATCTGTTCAAAATCCTTTAAAATATTTTGATAATAATGTGATTGGCATGATCAAGCTCTTTGAAGCAATGCAAGCGCATGCTATCAAATACTTAGTCTTTTCGTCCACAGCGGCAACCTTTGGTCAACCAGAACAAAGTCCAGTTGGCGATAATTCACCTCAAAAACCTATCAATCCTTATGGTGAAAGTAAATTAATGATGGAACAAATGATGAAATGGGTCGATCAAGCATACGGAATTAAGTCAGTTGCCCTTCGTTATTTCAATGCTGCGGGGGCTTTAGCTGATGGCTCAATTGGTGAGGATCACCAACCGGAGACCCATCTTATTCCCATTATCTTGCGGACGGCCATGGGCGAACAAGATAAATTAAAAATTTATGGTAATGACTATCAAACTCCTGATGGAACCAACGTTCGTGATTATGTGCATATCATCGACTTAGCGCAGGCACATATCTTAGCTTTGAAATATTTGCAAGCGGGCAATCCAAGTGATGCCTTTAATCTAGGATCCAGTCATGGATTTTCTGTGCAAGAAATTTTGCAGGCAGCCCGCACAGTTACCAATAAAGAAATTCCTGCTGAATTTGCGCCACGCCGAGGTGGCGATCCTGATATTTTAGTAGCTGATAGCAGTCGAGCAAAAAAAGTCTTAGGATGGAAGCCGCAATATGATAACATTCACGATATTATTCAAACTGCTTGGACTTGGAAACAAAAGCACCCGCAGGGATATCAAGATAAATAAATGCTAAAAGTCATACTTTTTTCACATTTTAACAATTACTACTTCACAACTACTCACTATAATATGGTTTGTAAGTTGATAAGAAATAACTTGTTTCTTATCTCCCTCCCCAAAATAAAAATAATTTAAATATTGAACCCCCCTCAATAATTTAAATAAATAAAGACCTCGCAATTGCGAGGTCTTTTTATATATAAAAAATGCTTGTTAGTGTTGATTCTTAACCAACACTAACAAGCATTAAGCAAATTATTTAACTAGATAACCTTTAGTTTCTTTGACCCATTCATTAGTAGAAACTTGATAGAAGGTTGCACCATCAATAACTAGCTTTTGACCAGTTTTCCAGCTGCTGCCAGTTACCAACAAGCGATCAGGTTTTTGATTGAGGCGTTGGCCATCAGCAGATATTTCCCAAAGATAAGCTTGCGGTTCT
The nucleotide sequence above comes from Bombilactobacillus bombi. Encoded proteins:
- the galE gene encoding UDP-glucose 4-epimerase GalE, with product MAETIMVAGGAGYIGSHMVHQLITDGYDVVIVDNLSTGHRKAVNPQARFYEGDTRDGQFLDEVFTKENITAVIHMDAFSIVPESVQNPLKYFDNNVIGMIKLFEAMQAHAIKYLVFSSTAATFGQPEQSPVGDNSPQKPINPYGESKLMMEQMMKWVDQAYGIKSVALRYFNAAGALADGSIGEDHQPETHLIPIILRTAMGEQDKLKIYGNDYQTPDGTNVRDYVHIIDLAQAHILALKYLQAGNPSDAFNLGSSHGFSVQEILQAARTVTNKEIPAEFAPRRGGDPDILVADSSRAKKVLGWKPQYDNIHDIIQTAWTWKQKHPQGYQDK
- a CDS encoding flavodoxin family protein yields the protein MKVLGILGAQDRHGITAQLLDQVLTNVVDNVETETIFLEDYQIHATGVQTNNDLNLIVAKMAASDVWVLAAPTYWRGLAGIMKKLLDCLRPKLVYFKSNGDTIPGPFKNKHYLTITDCYASTLENYLTGITDETFKTVDRVMSAAGVIKIGEIVCPNTLHLQSLPVSKKRLCACYGQKISHRTRKDDSTVKRYLQLFVMVAMMALLTMIIQLGLKEVLPLDNFWWNYLSFTLIFFILLACILHFATYVKHRRR
- a CDS encoding MFS transporter; protein product: MKQVRLRPLMAVAFLNETAYSMMWPLATIYLNTILHKSLTVAGMALFCFSVANVIGSVVLGKLYDKFNQYKLTITGMALCVLICAVGIWIEGWPAYPIILTAFGFTSGWLTTAVNVYGTLIPGKSTTKVFNEVYLVLNVGLVVGTMIISEVFHRSIAPIFLLATGIYGLSLVVLLLYFPRQRVDYLNHAVTRVDVERKTNIGSTSRLFALSFLSLVVMWMMYSQWESNFSVYLIDLGFPLRVYSILWAVNGVVIIIVQGLLSRFPNMIKSLFNRVNIGLFFLAISYFVTVVSHNVVYIYLGMILLTIGEAIYVPSVPVIIDNWSPATVKGRNQGLVGGFSSVGRALGPVFGGMVIDHSSFRVLFIIAGIAMVVITIMNYWNNLQFKEANK
- a CDS encoding NCS2 family permease, with amino-acid sequence MGDNSQKINDNILERTFDLKANQTTVRQEIVAGTTIFVAMSYILFVNPTVLGATGMDQGAIFVATALAAIIGCLATAFLANYPIAIAPSLGSNAFFAYTVVLGMKVPWQTALAGVFVASILFLLVTIFKVREKIINNIPADLKSAIAAGIGLFVAFVGLQNGGLVQTDKSTLLTITNFHNPTVWLTVFGLVLTLILVAKKVPANMLIGMAVTSIVGIVTGLIKMPHAIVAPIPSLKPTFGQALFHIQDVFNPQMITVVIIFFLVAFFDTTGTVVGLLEQAGLMKRGEKVSPRVGKALLSDATAMIGSSIFGSSPTSAYVESSTGIAVGGRTGLTSLTVAVFFAASLFFSPLLAVVTSQVTAPIMIIVGSYMVKSLGNIDWSKFESAFPAFVTIAGMPLFYDISYGFAFGVMSYVIIMVAEGKAKKVHPIMYLAFVVFLFLLIAMNQAH
- the tpx gene encoding thiol peroxidase, with the protein product MKITRHDKPFATLTDIPEIGEQFPNFTVTNRAGEKVQLADLLDQPLLISVVPNINTSVCSLQTKHFNEEVDQYAGINFVTISTNTPEQQAQWCAAQNVKKMQLLSDVKQNFGQQTNLLMDDSGLLARSVWVINPDGQITYREVVSEMTNEPKYNQVLDQINQN